A window from Gopherus evgoodei ecotype Sinaloan lineage chromosome 24, rGopEvg1_v1.p, whole genome shotgun sequence encodes these proteins:
- the UFC1 gene encoding ubiquitin-fold modifier-conjugating enzyme 1, which translates to MADEATRRVVAELPLLKTNAGPRDRELWVQRLKEEYQALIKYVENNKNADNDWFRLESNKEGTRWFGKCWYIHDLLKYEFALEFDIPVTYPSTAPEIAIPELDGKTAKMYRGGKICLTDHFKPLWARNVPKFGLAHLMALGLGPWLAVEIPDLIAKGLIEHKEK; encoded by the exons ATGGCGGACGAGGCGACCCGGCGGGTGGTGGCGGAGTTGCCGCTGCTGAAGACGAACGCGGGGCCCCGGGACCGGGAGCTGTGGGTGCAGCGGTTGAAGGAGGAATACCAGGCGCTCATCAAG TATGTGGAAAACAACAAGAACGCTGACAATGACTGGTTCAGGTTGGAGTCCAACAAGGAAGGGACAAG gTGGTTCGGGAAGTGCTGGTACATCCACGACCTGCTCAAGTACGAGTTTGCCCTTGAGTTTGAC aTTCCCGTTACGTACCCATCCACCGCCCCCGAAATCGCCATTCCAGAGCTGGATGGGAAAACGGCCAAGATGTACAG GGGAGGGAAGATCTGCCTGACTGACCACTTCAAGCCCTTATGGGCCAGGAATGTGCCCAAGTTCGGGCTGGCCCATCTCATGGCCCTGGGG CTGGGCCCGTGGCTGGCAGTGGAGATCCCGGACCTGATCGCCAAGGGGCTCATCGAGCACAAGGAGAAATGA
- the LOC115639506 gene encoding endogenous retrovirus group V member 2 Env polyprotein-like has translation MEFRSELATVLLLAMGALILVTPGSPQAHAGWRGIPNKLETNTYEALKACFAQEFNLSNCWICSQIPHHAVGLPWRVVPQNWSDLCWGWFSRGKNISGTPLSQNCTIESQYALRDDPWEPQANSTHLPPPIRLRPVNPGLVCYQQSKSSNHTWSAGNSTCQYYLSPGSNASIPVYVNGKPNSTAWFGTFSSSQTERWQSGYNGLVGNGHSFYVCGTSAYKWLPHRWYGSCYVGYLAPPLRVFPKLPPGRPRHRRSLYVTPEPIGVGDRLGMILLPSYGVGRLSQMYRKLSMFLTKFANETLAIEKSLNSELYQLRLLALQNRQALDYVLASQGGVCALVGSECCTYVPENSQDINKHILSAEQALSHWKAQEREPTIFDSLWNRLPNLGGLGEGLVRLLLTGVVLCLITLLLIACFKLLLRKLCNPLTPESPTYPLVESPSSIELNHFLAVEYEKTRPKVC, from the coding sequence ATGGAGTTCAGGTCAGAGCTTGCCACAGTATtactccttgccatgggagcactCATTTTGGTAACTCCTGGTTCTCCCCAGGCACATGCGGGATGGAGAGGAATCCCTAACAAGCTGGAAACAAATACGTATGAGGCCCTGAAAGCTTGTTTTGCCCAAGAGTTTAACCTCTCCAACTGCTGGATATGCTCCCAAATCCCACACCATGCAGTTGGGTTGCCCTGGAGGGTGGTTCCCCAAAATTGGTCAGATCTCTGTTGGGGATGGTTCAGTAGGGGGAAAAACATTTCGGGTACCCCCTTGTCTCAAAACTGTACAATTGAGTCCCAGTACGCATTAAGGGACGACCCCTGGGAACCGCAAGCCAACTCAACGCATCTCCCTCCCCCTATTAGGCTGCGGCCAGTGAACCCCGGGTTGGTGTGCTATCAGCAGTCCAAGTCCAGCAATCACACCTGGTCCGCTGGGAATAGCACCTGCCAGTATTATCTATCCCCTGGCAGTAATGCCTCTATCCCAGTCTATGTTAATGGAAAACCCAATTCTACTGCCTGGTTCGGAACTTTCAGTAGCTCCCAAACTGAAAGGTGGCAAAGTGGTTATAATGGGCTAGTGGGAAATGGCCACTCCTTTTATGTTTGCGGTACCTCTGCCTATAAGTGGCTCCCACATCGGTGGTATGGAAGCTGTTATGTGGGATATCTTGCTCCTCCTCTTCGAGTGTTTCCTAAACTGCCCCCTGGCCGCCCCAGGCATCGTAGGTCTTTATATGTCACCCCTGAGCCCATTGGTGTGGGAGACAGACTCGGTATGATCCTCCTCCCCTCTTATGGGGTGGGACGGCTGTCTCAAATGTATCGTAAACTTTCTATGTTTCTCACCAAGTTTGCTAATGAGACCCTGGCCATAGAGAAAAGCCTTAACTCAGAGCTTTACCAGCTCCGATTGCTAGCCCTGCAAAACAGACAGGCCCTGGATTATGTTTTAGCCTCCCAGGGCGGAGTGTGTGCCCTGGTTGGCAGCGAGTgttgtacttatgtcccagaaaattCACAGGACATTAACAAACACATTTTGTCAGCCGAACAGGCTCTCAGCCattggaaggcccaggaaagggaaccCACAATTTTTGATTCCCTCTGGAATAGGTTGCCTAATCtaggagggctgggggaaggccttGTGCGTCTCCTCCTCACAGGTGTGGTCTTGTGCCTGATCACCCTCCTCCTGATCGCGTGTTTCAAGCTGTTACTCCGCAAACTCTGTaaccccctgaccccagagaGCCCTACATACCCTCTTGTTGAGAGCCCCAGCTCCATAGAACTCAATCACTTCTTGGCTGTAGAGTATGAGAAAACTCGGCCAAaggtttgttga